From Pseudobdellovibrio exovorus JSS, a single genomic window includes:
- a CDS encoding RsmB/NOP family class I SAM-dependent RNA methyltransferase, which translates to MKKNIQFHFINTLKQTLDEVLQKGYHADRMIDKYVRANKWSREERQLFADSIYYILRHKRLLEFLAGSEDLLKVIAVYFIQKSYKLPPRPEFVGISEGSINNNLQKEKPRAIECSLPDWLDQLGQKEFGERWLSLAKALTDEPRLYIRANTLKTDRRSLQQRLKKEGIATEEKVSLEIEVPQALEVKERKNIFITDSYREGQFEVQDIGSQFIAPLLEVQAGMNVIDACAGSGGKTLHIAALMQNKGSVLAMDIMGYKLKDLQARADKAGCQILKTQLIDSPKVIQKLKNTADRVLLDVPCSGLGVLKRNPDSKWKMNLEQVDELVQTQRKILVDYTEMCKPNGLVVYSTCSLLHRENEEQIQWFLNKTSKWKLLNQYRVWPDTNVSDGFYAAVLKKL; encoded by the coding sequence TTGAAAAAAAATATCCAATTTCATTTTATTAATACCTTAAAGCAGACTTTGGATGAAGTTTTGCAAAAAGGTTATCATGCGGACCGCATGATTGATAAATATGTGCGTGCTAATAAGTGGTCGCGCGAGGAAAGACAGCTCTTTGCGGATTCAATTTATTATATCTTAAGACATAAGCGACTTTTAGAATTCCTTGCTGGCAGTGAAGATTTACTAAAGGTGATCGCTGTTTATTTTATTCAAAAATCTTATAAATTACCTCCACGGCCCGAGTTTGTAGGTATCAGTGAGGGCAGTATCAACAACAATCTTCAGAAAGAAAAACCACGGGCCATTGAGTGCTCTCTGCCAGATTGGTTAGATCAGTTAGGACAAAAAGAGTTTGGCGAACGCTGGCTGAGTTTAGCAAAAGCTCTGACAGATGAACCACGACTGTACATTCGAGCGAATACATTAAAGACAGACCGAAGATCCTTGCAACAGCGTCTGAAAAAAGAAGGCATTGCTACGGAAGAAAAAGTATCTTTAGAGATCGAAGTTCCACAGGCTCTAGAAGTTAAAGAACGTAAAAATATATTTATCACTGACAGCTATCGTGAAGGGCAGTTTGAAGTTCAAGATATTGGGTCACAGTTTATTGCTCCATTACTTGAGGTGCAGGCAGGGATGAATGTGATTGATGCTTGCGCTGGAAGTGGCGGCAAAACTCTGCATATAGCGGCCTTAATGCAAAATAAAGGCAGTGTTCTAGCGATGGATATCATGGGATATAAACTTAAGGACTTACAGGCGCGCGCTGACAAAGCTGGTTGTCAGATTTTAAAGACACAATTAATTGATTCCCCAAAGGTGATTCAAAAACTCAAAAATACAGCGGACCGTGTTTTGTTAGATGTTCCATGCAGTGGTTTAGGTGTGCTCAAACGCAATCCAGACAGTAAATGGAAGATGAATCTAGAGCAAGTAGATGAGCTAGTTCAAACCCAAAGAAAAATTCTAGTGGACTACACTGAAATGTGTAAACCGAATGGCCTCGTGGTGTATTCCACCTGCAGTCTTTTGCATCGTGAAAATGAAGAACAAATCCAATGGTTTCTAAACAAGACCTCTAAGTGGAAGTTGTTGAATCAGTACCGCGTATGGCCTGACACCAATGTCAGTGATGGCTTTTATGCGGCTGTTTTAAAGAAATTGTGA